In one Niallia taxi genomic region, the following are encoded:
- a CDS encoding PhzF family phenazine biosynthesis protein — MKSVKVYHYDAFSTKPDKGNPAGVVVDGELLSEAEMQEIASKVGFNETGFITKSDKADLRIRYFTPGHEMDLCGHGTIACLYGLHEHDLLPQKEYITIETKAGVLPIMLQISDNGRLYITMKQPTPKFIEFGSSKADLASAIGLAEDDISDVLPVMYGSTGIWTLLLPIKSLAVFKRMKPQNQLFPKIFKEIPKASLHPFCLETELEHADMHARHFSSPFSGTVEDPVTGTAAGVMGAYYAEFIKKEAERPFDLVIEQGLEIDRAGKVLVKVSDSERSLDIEIAGTAVYVKSMEIAVIS; from the coding sequence TTGAAATCAGTTAAGGTATATCATTATGATGCTTTTAGCACAAAACCTGATAAAGGGAACCCAGCTGGTGTAGTGGTGGATGGTGAGCTTTTAAGTGAAGCAGAGATGCAGGAAATTGCTTCTAAGGTTGGCTTTAACGAAACAGGCTTTATCACTAAATCTGATAAAGCAGATTTAAGAATTCGTTATTTTACACCAGGCCATGAAATGGACTTATGCGGACATGGAACAATTGCCTGTTTATATGGATTACATGAGCATGATCTGCTTCCTCAAAAGGAATATATAACAATTGAAACAAAAGCTGGAGTTTTACCAATCATGCTGCAAATCAGCGACAACGGTCGTCTGTACATAACAATGAAACAGCCTACACCGAAGTTTATCGAATTCGGAAGTTCTAAAGCGGACTTGGCATCTGCAATAGGTTTGGCAGAAGATGATATTTCAGATGTACTGCCAGTCATGTATGGCAGTACAGGAATATGGACATTGCTGCTACCAATTAAAAGCCTTGCAGTATTTAAAAGGATGAAGCCGCAAAATCAGTTGTTTCCTAAGATTTTTAAGGAAATTCCAAAGGCCTCCTTACATCCGTTTTGTTTAGAAACAGAGCTAGAACATGCAGATATGCATGCTCGCCACTTTTCGTCTCCATTTTCCGGCACGGTGGAGGATCCAGTAACAGGAACTGCAGCTGGTGTAATGGGGGCATATTATGCTGAATTTATAAAAAAAGAAGCAGAAAGACCCTTTGATCTTGTGATAGAGCAAGGCTTGGAAATCGACCGTGCTGGTAAGGTTCTCGTTAAGGTATCAGACAGCGAAAGAAGTCTTGATATTGAAATTGCTGGTACTGCTGTTTATGTGAAGAGTATGGAAATAGCTGTTATATCATAA